The Blastocatellia bacterium DNA window TTGGTAATGTAGAGACACCGCCATTCATTCAAGATTTGAGAATCGAGTATATACCTAATACAGACCCAATGACTCTCAGGACCCTCTCTGAGAAACTCGATAGCTCCATCAAGAAACACCTTGAGTATCGTAATCTTCGGAAGCAGGGGAGGCCGAAGATATTTATCAGTCATCGACATAAGGATGAAGAGATAGTCAGAGCCTTGATCGAATGTATTAAGACCTATTTTAATATTGACAGGCATGACATCCGCTGTACCTCAGTGCGACCATACCGGCTCCCAGTTGGCGAGAACACGTCAAATCGTCTTCGAGATGAGATAACCGATGCTGAAGTGGTATTCGGAATTTTGACCACCGATACGCTTGCATCAAGTTACGTGGCTTTTGAGCTGGGCTCTGCCTGGGGGCAACAGGTCTGGACTTGTCCTCTTTTGGCTAGGGGGGCCGATCAAAGTCATATTCCAGATCCGATCCGAGACCTTTCACCCTTATTCTTGTCTAAAGAGGGTGACTGTTTTCAATTGTTGAATGACATGGAAGGTTTTACAATGCTCACCCGGCGAAAAGAAATAGATGACGGGGAACTATCCGACAAGATACAT harbors:
- a CDS encoding toll/interleukin-1 receptor domain-containing protein, which encodes MATIYVSYKSEDKHIVNDLVPLLEEKGHKVRFDQELPIGAAWRDQLMGALLSSDVVLVLWTENTHKSQFVPAEVGVVRATPKLSLLPVVIGNVETPPFIQDLRIEYIPNTDPMTLRTLSEKLDSSIKKHLEYRNLRKQGRPKIFISHRHKDEEIVRALIECIKTYFNIDRHDIRCTSVRPYRLPVGENTSNRLRDEITDAEVVFGILTTDTLASSYVAFELGSAWGQQVWTCPLLARGADQSHIPDPIRDLSPLFLSKEGDCFQLLNDMEGFTMLTRRKEIDDGELSDKIHKLVEASKANQT